Proteins encoded in a region of the Chryseobacterium piperi genome:
- a CDS encoding copper resistance protein NlpE has product MKNNFFLTGSLLAILLTSCSPKEKTQEISSNSNVDSAAIHTSADSASIANAIDTHNSQNSLDWDGTYDAVVPCADCPGIKTSLTLNQDKTFSITEEYIDRKSKNEDKGTFEWDATGSIITLKGKTANYKYKVGENMLIQLDLDGKEIDGPNKDLYVFKKK; this is encoded by the coding sequence ATGAAAAACAATTTTTTTTTAACAGGTAGCTTATTGGCTATACTCTTAACTTCATGTTCCCCAAAAGAGAAAACACAGGAAATATCCTCTAACTCAAATGTTGATTCAGCAGCTATTCATACTTCTGCAGATTCTGCATCTATAGCGAACGCAATAGACACTCATAATTCCCAGAATTCTTTAGATTGGGACGGGACTTATGATGCTGTAGTTCCATGCGCAGATTGCCCGGGAATCAAGACCTCCTTGACATTGAATCAAGATAAGACGTTCAGTATCACAGAAGAGTATATTGATAGAAAATCAAAAAATGAAGATAAAGGAACCTTTGAGTGGGATGCCACAGGGAGTATTATTACCTTAAAAGGAAAAACCGCTAATTATAAATATAAGGTGGGAGAAAACATGCTTATTCAGCTTGATCTTGATGGAAAAGAAATTGACGGACCGAACAAAGATCTCTATGTTTTCAAGAAAAAATAA
- a CDS encoding MgtC/SapB family protein, which translates to MDFLQDHYSVQNELLLIFISVILGLLIGAEREYRNKSAGLRTFILVCFGSCLFTILSIKIGVQNPDRIAANIITGIGFLGAGVIFKGDSKIDGITTATTIWATASIGMAVGSGYVYFSLLGTALVLLVLNSLSYLQNFIDNNHKIREYKISISASDHINHCEELFRNNHLKFLIIRQQYSHDSLTTTWRLTGNYKQHELLIRQMMNDPKIMSYQF; encoded by the coding sequence ATGGATTTTCTACAAGATCATTACTCCGTCCAAAATGAACTGTTACTGATATTCATTTCAGTAATTCTTGGTCTTTTAATAGGTGCTGAAAGGGAATATAGAAATAAATCTGCAGGACTCCGTACCTTCATTCTGGTTTGCTTCGGATCTTGTCTGTTTACTATTTTATCGATTAAAATAGGTGTTCAGAACCCTGATCGTATAGCGGCAAATATTATTACCGGCATTGGCTTTTTAGGAGCTGGTGTTATTTTCAAAGGAGATAGTAAAATAGATGGAATCACAACTGCTACCACTATCTGGGCAACGGCTTCCATTGGAATGGCGGTTGGCTCAGGATATGTATATTTTTCTTTGCTAGGGACAGCATTAGTACTTTTGGTTTTGAATTCATTGAGCTATCTTCAAAACTTTATTGATAATAATCATAAAATCAGGGAATATAAAATATCCATTTCAGCTTCAGATCATATCAACCATTGTGAAGAACTGTTTCGGAATAATCATTTAAAGTTTCTGATCATAAGACAGCAATATTCACATGATAGTTTGACGACAACCTGGAGACTTACCGGAAATTACAAACAACATGAACTGCTAATCAGACAAATGATGAATGATCCTAAGATCATGTCCTACCAGTTTTAG